The Methanocella arvoryzae MRE50 genome includes a region encoding these proteins:
- a CDS encoding glycosyltransferase family 1 protein, which translates to MAEDKRLKKIDLIGHYPPPYGGIQVHIQRLQTYLEDNGYTCIVYDFNGTVKRKNIIDIKHNLPSCFLLNGDIINYHAAGMTLSNSLAIIFFRFISFINGKTFLITYHSMRNNLLFYNNLTRIVAKLFLRLTPYFIVVNQDIKDRLVSLNVNSENVKIISPFFPPVINSSDIELVPSHVWDFINSHHPIISANASSISFYFEEDLYGIDMCVELCKSLIESYPNIGFIFSLAKLNNVDYFEKLKSRLQGIENNFLFLIGPYPFYPILLKSHIFVRPTNSDGDAVSIWESLFFKIPTIASDCVSRPAGTIIFKNRNNLDLLNKTIMVLSEYDKYKMKVESLQINHNGKQYIDFYNLILSNK; encoded by the coding sequence ATGGCCGAGGATAAACGATTAAAAAAAATTGATCTAATTGGCCACTATCCACCACCATACGGTGGAATACAAGTCCATATTCAAAGACTGCAGACGTATTTAGAAGACAATGGCTATACATGTATCGTCTATGATTTTAATGGTACAGTAAAACGTAAAAATATAATTGATATCAAACACAACCTACCTTCTTGCTTTTTACTTAATGGGGATATTATTAATTATCATGCTGCGGGCATGACGTTAAGTAATAGCTTAGCTATAATATTTTTTAGATTTATTTCATTTATAAATGGAAAAACATTCCTTATTACTTATCATAGCATGAGAAATAATTTATTATTTTATAATAACTTAACTAGGATTGTAGCTAAATTATTTTTAAGGTTAACCCCTTATTTTATTGTTGTGAACCAAGATATTAAAGATAGGTTGGTATCTTTAAATGTTAATTCTGAGAATGTCAAAATCATATCGCCATTTTTCCCCCCTGTCATTAATTCCTCAGACATAGAACTAGTTCCTTCTCATGTATGGGATTTCATTAATAGCCATCACCCCATAATTTCTGCTAATGCAAGTTCAATTTCATTTTATTTTGAAGAGGATTTATATGGAATTGACATGTGTGTAGAGTTATGTAAAAGCTTAATTGAATCTTATCCAAATATTGGATTTATCTTCTCATTGGCGAAGTTGAATAATGTGGATTATTTTGAAAAGTTAAAATCAAGGTTACAGGGTATTGAAAACAATTTTTTATTTTTAATAGGGCCATACCCGTTCTATCCCATACTGTTAAAAAGTCATATATTTGTCAGACCTACCAATTCCGATGGGGATGCAGTTTCAATATGGGAGTCTTTGTTTTTTAAAATTCCGACAATTGCAAGCGATTGTGTTTCAAGACCGGCGGGTACAATTATATTTAAAAACAGAAATAATTTGGACCTATTAAATAAAACAATTATGGTGCTATCTGAATATGATAAATATAAAATGAAAGTTGAATCTTTACAAATAAACCATAATGGGAAACAATATATTGATTTTTATAATTTAATTTTATCAAATAAATAA
- a CDS encoding ISL3-like element ISArch13 family transposase, which produces MGKRCKYSLVFKSQFNFKGFKIAGISHDDERLLVELERSGRPSLCPRCGRRVKRVEDEYVRVVRDLDLGCLRCYVQFPQYKIFCRCGHRGHEKLEFVREYSRCTKRLEKHVSVLCKHMSIKEAAQVVGLDWKTVKSIDKNTMRESLVPLDSSNPRVIGVDEIAYEKGHKYLTVVRDVEKGCVLWTGIGRKEVTLDLFFAILGYEKSMNVKAVVMDMWDPYIASVRKNTRAEIVFDKFHIAKKAGECIDSIRRREFRGAGKAERKHWKDKRFLILSREKNLPSEKRETLQELLELNQPLYKAYLLKEQLLDILDARYQNHAMLRLQTWKENVESSGLEEFQALVRTLDRYMYGVTALFKHHITNAGSEGFNTKINIIKRRSYGLQDLEYFMLKILTICRKPSS; this is translated from the coding sequence ATGGGTAAGCGGTGTAAATACTCGTTAGTATTCAAGAGCCAGTTTAATTTTAAGGGATTTAAGATTGCTGGTATCAGTCATGATGATGAACGGCTTCTTGTCGAGTTAGAGAGATCAGGGAGGCCTTCTCTGTGTCCTCGTTGTGGCAGGCGTGTTAAACGTGTTGAGGATGAGTATGTCCGAGTGGTCAGGGACCTGGATTTGGGGTGTCTGCGTTGTTATGTGCAGTTCCCTCAATACAAGATCTTTTGCCGGTGTGGCCACAGGGGTCATGAGAAACTGGAGTTTGTAAGGGAGTACTCGAGATGCACGAAGAGACTGGAAAAGCATGTCTCGGTTCTCTGTAAGCATATGAGCATTAAAGAAGCCGCCCAGGTCGTAGGGTTAGACTGGAAGACTGTGAAGAGTATTGATAAGAATACGATGAGAGAATCCCTTGTCCCGTTGGATTCCAGTAATCCCCGGGTGATCGGCGTGGATGAGATCGCTTATGAGAAAGGCCATAAATACCTCACAGTAGTCCGGGATGTTGAAAAGGGCTGTGTTCTCTGGACGGGCATTGGGAGAAAAGAGGTGACACTCGACCTGTTCTTCGCCATTCTAGGATACGAGAAAAGCATGAACGTTAAAGCGGTGGTCATGGATATGTGGGATCCATATATTGCCAGCGTCCGTAAAAACACGAGGGCGGAGATCGTGTTCGATAAGTTCCATATCGCTAAGAAAGCAGGGGAATGCATAGACAGTATCCGTAGACGAGAATTCAGGGGTGCAGGCAAAGCTGAACGAAAACACTGGAAGGATAAACGGTTTCTCATCCTCAGCAGAGAGAAGAACCTCCCCAGTGAAAAGAGGGAGACTCTTCAGGAACTATTGGAGCTGAACCAACCCTTGTACAAGGCATACCTGTTGAAAGAACAACTCCTGGACATCCTGGACGCCCGATATCAGAACCATGCAATGCTCCGGTTGCAGACATGGAAAGAGAACGTGGAGAGTAGCGGATTGGAGGAGTTCCAAGCTCTGGTAAGGACATTGGATCGTTACATGTACGGTGTGACCGCCCTCTTCAAACATCATATCACTAATGCCGGTAGCGAAGGTTTCAACACCAAGATCAATATCATCAAAAGAAGAAGTTACGGCCTCCAGGACCTGGAGTATTTTATGCTTAAAATATTAACAATCTGCCGGAAACCCTCATCCTAA
- a CDS encoding nucleotidyltransferase domain-containing protein translates to MGRITDRKVTEWIDLFVAAVADKYDPEKIILFGSRARGDHLVDSDVDILIVSSKFEGMNWLKRIMDVSLLWTGLVTLEPICYTPAEFEDKKKLIGIVNEAIREGVELKA, encoded by the coding sequence ATGGGTCGCATCACAGATCGAAAAGTCACAGAGTGGATAGACCTCTTCGTGGCGGCCGTCGCTGATAAGTACGATCCGGAAAAAATTATACTGTTCGGAAGCAGGGCCAGGGGAGATCATCTGGTAGACAGCGATGTCGACATCCTCATCGTCAGCAGTAAATTCGAGGGGATGAACTGGCTGAAAAGGATAATGGATGTGTCTCTTCTATGGACTGGCCTTGTTACGCTGGAGCCCATTTGCTATACGCCGGCTGAATTCGAAGATAAAAAGAAACTAATCGGCATCGTGAACGAGGCCATCAGGGAAGGCGTAGAGCTGAAGGCGTGA
- a CDS encoding glycosyltransferase family 2 protein, with protein MVIVAIPCYNEEVAIGSVVLKSLQHADRVVVIDDGSRDRTAEVARMAGAEVLVHEKNQGKGAGIRHAFEYAAKVGADILVLIDGDGQHNPDEIPRLIEPIINGEADMVNGSRFLVKGGHNVPKYRRVGQEVLTIATTAGGSSGITDSQNGFRAFHKNTFGAFTFQSKGMAIESEMLMDAARANLRIKEVQIDVRYDVAGSTYNPVAHGMSVLASIIKLISQKRPLLFFCLPGAIAMVIGMGLLFLVLTIFNDTHSFAIGYTMVGMLGIIIGTFAVFTGLTLSSIQSVKTSN; from the coding sequence ATGGTGATCGTGGCCATCCCGTGCTACAACGAAGAGGTCGCCATCGGCAGCGTCGTTCTGAAGTCTCTACAGCACGCGGATCGTGTGGTCGTCATCGACGACGGCTCCAGGGACAGGACTGCTGAGGTCGCCCGCATGGCAGGCGCCGAGGTCCTGGTTCACGAGAAGAATCAGGGCAAGGGTGCCGGGATCAGGCACGCCTTCGAGTACGCCGCAAAGGTAGGTGCAGACATTCTCGTATTGATCGATGGCGACGGCCAGCACAACCCGGATGAGATCCCCCGGCTCATCGAGCCCATCATCAATGGCGAGGCCGACATGGTCAACGGCTCCAGATTCCTGGTCAAGGGCGGGCACAACGTGCCGAAGTACAGGCGTGTGGGGCAGGAAGTTCTGACTATTGCTACTACAGCAGGCGGGAGCTCGGGGATTACGGATAGCCAGAACGGGTTCAGGGCATTCCATAAGAATACGTTTGGGGCTTTTACGTTTCAGTCGAAAGGGATGGCGATTGAGAGCGAGATGCTGATGGACGCTGCCAGGGCTAATCTGAGGATCAAGGAAGTTCAGATTGATGTTAGGTATGATGTGGCTGGGTCGACGTATAATCCTGTGGCGCATGGGATGAGTGTGCTTGCTTCAATTATTAAGTTAATATCCCAGAAGCGGCCATTATTATTCTTCTGCCTACCCGGAGCGATCGCGATGGTTATAGGAATGGGATTACTGTTCCTAGTGTTAACAATTTTCAACGATACCCACAGCTTTGCAATTGGGTATACGATGGTCGGTATGCTTGGGATAATAATCGGAACCTTCGCAGTATTTACCGGTCTGACACTATCTTCAATTCAAAGTGTTAAAACAAGTAATTAA
- a CDS encoding glycosyl transferase, with the protein MDRKKILIVTQQYPPEANAFRISDMVKYLSDNLDVTILSPHPTIPIGTFKRKWKVSESVVINSIKVVNLWTWQPKSSDPGFLSRMSYYLLFSLHATIWSLINSKKFDLILTSTPPIFVNLPGLICKQLLKKPWIVDVRDLWIDAAIGLGFLKEGSINEKMSRKFEKVCYEKSDKICVTTNVIEEKIWLFSIFRMRVSGRLLIF; encoded by the coding sequence ATGGATAGAAAAAAAATTTTAATTGTTACTCAGCAATATCCACCAGAAGCAAATGCTTTTAGAATATCTGATATGGTAAAATATCTGAGTGACAATTTGGACGTAACGATCTTAAGTCCGCACCCAACCATCCCTATTGGAACGTTTAAAAGAAAATGGAAGGTGTCAGAATCAGTAGTGATCAACTCCATCAAAGTGGTTAATTTATGGACCTGGCAACCAAAATCGAGCGATCCTGGATTTCTCAGCCGGATGTCTTATTACCTGTTATTTTCATTGCATGCGACCATATGGTCTCTGATAAATTCTAAGAAATTTGATCTTATCCTGACCTCCACGCCACCGATATTTGTGAACCTTCCGGGATTAATCTGTAAACAATTATTAAAAAAACCTTGGATTGTAGACGTGAGGGATCTATGGATCGACGCAGCGATTGGACTAGGATTCCTAAAGGAAGGGAGTATTAATGAGAAGATGAGCAGAAAATTCGAGAAAGTATGCTACGAAAAATCGGATAAGATTTGTGTAACTACCAACGTTATAGAAGAAAAAATTTGGCTCTTCTCCATTTTTAGGATGAGGGTTTCCGGCAGATTGTTAATATTTTAA
- a CDS encoding glycosyltransferase: protein MDIRLFYPVSCEKKQQIIFVGNVGHAYCLEQIILSLKEINKSKNLKLLIVGAGDKKAELMKFVDDNCLNDLVEFTGYLPRAEVPKLISESLLGVAPLKDLESLEYIVPIKAYEYMACGVPFLGCGRNEIEQIANKSGAGIIVKNDPKIISRVIVDLIKNKDLLKQMGENGRKYVEKYYDRKVIAEELNKSIDLLLRP, encoded by the coding sequence GTGGATATTAGATTATTCTATCCGGTGTCATGCGAGAAAAAACAGCAGATCATTTTTGTGGGGAATGTGGGCCACGCATATTGCTTGGAACAAATTATTCTATCGTTAAAAGAGATCAATAAATCAAAAAACTTAAAACTGTTGATCGTGGGTGCAGGAGATAAAAAAGCGGAACTCATGAAATTTGTTGATGATAATTGCCTGAACGATCTTGTTGAATTTACGGGATACCTTCCAAGGGCAGAAGTCCCAAAATTGATATCAGAGTCACTTTTAGGAGTAGCTCCTTTAAAAGACCTTGAAAGTCTCGAGTATATCGTGCCAATAAAAGCTTATGAATATATGGCATGCGGTGTCCCATTCTTGGGTTGTGGACGAAATGAAATCGAACAGATAGCAAATAAATCTGGGGCGGGAATAATTGTTAAAAATGATCCTAAAATAATATCCAGAGTGATCGTTGATCTTATTAAAAATAAGGATCTTTTAAAACAGATGGGTGAAAATGGGCGAAAATATGTAGAAAAATATTATGATCGCAAAGTAATCGCAGAGGAGCTAAACAAGTCCATCGATCTTTTATTAAGACCCTGA
- a CDS encoding ParB/RepB/Spo0J family partition protein, producing the protein MRKNKGEQRHLTIPIDRVYFDGDHLRKTQTDISQLKNTISDVGLLQPIIVRKTSSSPSSSEGYTVIDGQRRLQALKELEVPELIVGRDVIIDADETEADARFKRIIANVQREDINDIELGHAFVELKEKYGYKYNEIAEIIGKTPHYVSAKVGLAKRLTTELQDIIISDWNAAECIRSKFSEEESADLLYEMNINIIEEIARLPGELQRPAYDTIRAREMDKKEALEYLRSVKRDAEVMKLASDVKGLMETYASNEPARMEPLTHRELKGYLKKINRNLDRLAVVAKTSGPGEREQVIPVLESLIEKLTSLYAEIKAGEAGSVEAEAG; encoded by the coding sequence ATGAGGAAAAACAAGGGTGAGCAGAGACATCTGACGATCCCGATCGACCGGGTATATTTCGACGGGGATCACCTTCGCAAGACTCAGACTGACATCTCTCAGCTGAAGAACACAATCTCTGACGTGGGCCTGCTGCAGCCCATCATCGTGCGAAAAACCTCTTCTTCGCCTTCCTCTTCGGAGGGCTACACCGTCATCGACGGCCAGCGGAGGCTGCAGGCGCTCAAGGAACTGGAGGTGCCCGAGCTCATCGTGGGCCGGGACGTGATCATCGACGCCGACGAAACTGAGGCGGATGCCCGGTTCAAGCGGATTATAGCAAACGTCCAGCGGGAAGACATCAACGATATCGAGCTGGGCCACGCGTTCGTCGAGCTGAAGGAAAAGTACGGCTACAAGTACAACGAGATCGCTGAAATCATAGGCAAGACTCCGCACTACGTTTCGGCCAAAGTAGGGCTTGCAAAACGGCTTACCACTGAACTGCAGGATATCATCATCAGCGATTGGAACGCGGCGGAATGTATTCGGAGTAAATTTTCAGAGGAAGAGTCGGCCGATCTGCTCTACGAGATGAACATCAACATCATCGAGGAGATCGCCCGGCTGCCCGGAGAGCTGCAGAGGCCCGCCTATGATACGATACGGGCCCGGGAGATGGACAAGAAAGAGGCGCTCGAGTACCTCCGGTCCGTCAAGCGGGATGCGGAGGTCATGAAGCTGGCATCAGATGTGAAAGGGCTCATGGAGACGTATGCTTCGAACGAGCCTGCCCGGATGGAGCCGCTGACTCACCGCGAGCTGAAGGGTTATTTGAAGAAGATCAACAGGAACCTCGATCGCCTGGCTGTGGTCGCGAAGACCTCCGGCCCTGGGGAGAGGGAACAGGTCATACCCGTCCTGGAGTCTCTGATTGAGAAGCTGACTTCGCTTTATGCCGAGATCAAGGCCGGCGAGGCTGGCAGCGTCGAGGCCGAAGCAGGGTGA
- a CDS encoding glycosyltransferase family 4 protein: MKILYINPSPTGGMLHYSTQLVNNIPEEHEKALIIGNLGDKKSLYSNITIHEISWKKTELVANVLEIRKIVKSFNPDIIHFTSFHFILILLVPFFKKYRIVVTAHDVDAHQGTDNFFYKFVLDQYLKLGDLLITHGKNLKDRLVEKGFDESKIFILPHGDYSFFLNYSVEKNSSVENRDTLLFFGRILKYKGLNYLLESLKLVIQEHPDVKLIVAGKGNMDEYRDLVQSFKAENLDIHNYFIEDKDVPSYFSMADIVVLPYIEASQTGIIPIAYAFSKPVIATNVGSIPEVVDNGITGILVPPKDEKALAVAILRLLKDKQLAKELGTNAYHKMKEELSWDKIAIRTINIYKQLL; this comes from the coding sequence ATGAAAATTTTGTATATCAATCCAAGTCCTACCGGTGGGATGTTACATTATTCGACCCAGCTTGTAAACAATATACCGGAGGAACACGAAAAAGCTTTAATTATCGGTAACCTAGGAGATAAAAAGTCATTATACTCAAATATTACAATTCATGAAATATCTTGGAAAAAAACTGAATTAGTGGCAAATGTGCTGGAAATCAGGAAAATTGTTAAAAGTTTTAACCCAGATATAATCCATTTTACGTCTTTTCACTTCATCCTCATACTGTTGGTACCCTTTTTTAAAAAATATCGAATAGTAGTTACCGCACACGATGTAGATGCTCATCAGGGAACAGACAACTTCTTTTATAAATTTGTGCTGGATCAATACCTGAAACTGGGCGATTTACTAATCACCCACGGAAAAAACTTAAAGGACAGACTAGTAGAAAAGGGATTTGATGAAAGTAAGATCTTCATTCTACCTCACGGCGACTATTCGTTCTTCCTTAATTATTCGGTAGAGAAGAATTCCAGCGTTGAGAATAGGGATACATTATTATTCTTTGGCCGGATCTTAAAATACAAAGGCTTAAACTATCTACTGGAATCGCTAAAATTAGTCATCCAGGAGCATCCCGATGTCAAACTGATCGTGGCAGGTAAAGGAAACATGGACGAATATCGAGACCTCGTCCAGAGTTTCAAAGCCGAGAACTTGGATATTCACAACTATTTTATCGAAGATAAGGACGTACCATCATACTTTTCTATGGCTGATATTGTAGTCTTACCTTATATCGAAGCTTCCCAAACGGGGATCATACCAATCGCCTACGCTTTCAGCAAACCGGTAATCGCTACAAATGTCGGCTCGATACCTGAGGTTGTCGATAACGGCATCACAGGCATACTAGTTCCACCCAAAGATGAAAAGGCGCTTGCAGTTGCCATACTGCGATTATTAAAAGATAAGCAGCTAGCTAAAGAGTTGGGGACAAACGCTTATCATAAGATGAAGGAAGAATTGTCATGGGATAAGATTGCCATAAGGACCATCAATATTTATAAGCAGCTACTGTAA
- a CDS encoding metal-dependent hydrolase: protein MLFFGHIGLTLLVVFLVALALKIGVDYRLVIVGSLLPDIIDKPLGEYIFHSVFNNGRIFSHTLLFIAVLAIIALLVARKYRYWGVGVLTVSAAFHQVEDQMWNAAGTWFWPLFGWGFPEYERGDYILYLLNNLISRPDVFLPEIAGLLALGWFVLRFKLYKPENARAFVLTGRLPMPVSVKPVVMVKQ, encoded by the coding sequence ATGTTATTCTTCGGCCACATCGGGCTCACTCTGCTGGTCGTCTTCCTCGTCGCCCTCGCTCTTAAGATCGGCGTAGACTACCGGCTCGTCATCGTAGGCTCCCTGTTGCCGGACATCATCGACAAGCCCCTCGGCGAGTATATCTTCCACAGCGTGTTCAACAATGGCCGCATCTTCAGCCATACGCTGCTCTTCATCGCCGTCCTGGCCATTATAGCCCTGCTCGTCGCCCGGAAGTACAGGTACTGGGGCGTCGGAGTCCTGACAGTCAGCGCTGCCTTTCACCAGGTGGAGGACCAGATGTGGAACGCTGCAGGGACCTGGTTCTGGCCGCTGTTCGGGTGGGGCTTCCCCGAGTACGAGAGGGGAGATTACATCCTCTACCTCCTGAACAACCTGATCTCAAGGCCAGACGTGTTCCTCCCCGAGATCGCCGGGCTCCTCGCCCTGGGCTGGTTCGTCCTCAGGTTTAAGCTCTACAAGCCGGAGAATGCCAGAGCATTTGTTTTAACTGGAAGACTGCCGATGCCGGTTTCTGTTAAGCCCGTTGTGATGGTAAAACAGTAA
- a CDS encoding HEPN domain-containing protein, with amino-acid sequence MRKEVEQWWKQAKKDLDTARHCKSSEDYYACAFFCHQAVEKSLKALYIEKRRASPGATHSLIYLATEVEMPEGFFSFLRQMTPVFVTTRYPDAAYGVPYELYDETIAGEILEKSSEVIEWVASQIEKSQSG; translated from the coding sequence ATGAGGAAAGAAGTCGAACAGTGGTGGAAACAGGCGAAAAAGGACCTGGATACGGCTCGCCACTGTAAGAGTTCTGAAGACTATTACGCTTGCGCTTTTTTCTGCCACCAGGCTGTCGAAAAAAGCCTGAAAGCACTGTACATAGAGAAAAGACGGGCTTCGCCGGGAGCTACCCACTCTCTGATCTACCTGGCCACCGAAGTCGAGATGCCTGAAGGTTTCTTTTCCTTCCTGCGACAGATGACTCCAGTATTTGTCACCACCCGCTACCCTGACGCCGCATATGGGGTGCCATACGAACTCTATGACGAGACAATAGCAGGGGAAATTCTGGAAAAGAGCAGCGAGGTGATCGAATGGGTCGCATCACAGATCGAAAAGTCACAGAGTGGATAG
- a CDS encoding DUF2206 domain-containing protein, whose amino-acid sequence MPTTEKPSVSSYFEYRGQKVHKYIVYSLILNAVLISVLYLDAEGITVSVLRGVISFIFLTFVPGFLIGKILRLDKQGFLEFLLYSIGLSLMAIMITGFLLNISLPIIGIHRPISEFFILSALSSLTVVLCLICHHYDNDFSNQVSFSYTRSHIKMLLLISLLPILAVIATFTMNYYETNILLYILLILVSLVIALVTVKNIFPEWIYPYLVFIMALSLLFHNSLISNYVWGWDVQQEYYVSKLVVDSGFWNSSIPTNVNAMLSIVILGPVYSIISGLSMEWVFKIIYQFFFALVPIVMYLVFKKLTNPKVAVLSVIFFITTLIFYKEMIQLCRQEIAELFLTLLLLLLLNNNLPGRTWGILFSVFSCGIIISHYGLTYMVIGLIALSYVLFTFINLVARYINTDKVIIPVTPIRLNFLHICIFIFIALSWYIAITSSTAFYSVSSVIYQVISSMFTESLNPTASQGLAIIQKVPVSQMHLLYTYIYYFNQVCIVLGLLYLSYKTFARKNMYNYSIMQLIMCGVAVMVLVGSIVLPYFASALNTTRIYHIMQFFVSPVYIIGFIFALESIPKVYARIVKSPFRSNLSFTYGIISLFLCVYLLFNSGVIFQILNDHPSSMALGGVPDYPLYNDLELESANWMTDPTIYSGYIPVYSDYYRSLLISGKNGRWDYTSGGITSYNWSDANIYVLSLNQSGTYYTYLGSYNINKQLVYIDPYPQHRIKNLIYTSLNNLALINEIYDNGGSVIYYNI is encoded by the coding sequence ATGCCTACAACGGAGAAACCGAGTGTGTCTTCCTATTTCGAATATCGAGGCCAAAAAGTTCATAAGTACATCGTTTACTCGCTAATACTGAACGCGGTGTTAATATCAGTACTATACTTAGATGCTGAAGGCATCACCGTATCGGTTCTGAGGGGCGTGATCAGCTTCATTTTCCTGACGTTCGTCCCCGGATTCCTGATCGGAAAAATACTTAGACTGGATAAGCAAGGCTTTTTAGAATTTTTACTGTACTCAATAGGCCTTAGCTTGATGGCTATAATGATAACTGGATTCTTACTTAATATCAGTCTACCTATTATCGGTATACACCGGCCGATCTCGGAATTTTTTATCTTATCAGCCCTTTCGTCTTTGACTGTAGTCCTCTGTCTGATTTGTCACCATTACGATAATGATTTCAGCAATCAAGTTTCCTTTTCATATACTCGTAGCCACATCAAAATGTTACTGCTGATATCACTTTTACCTATTTTAGCTGTAATTGCGACATTTACTATGAATTATTATGAGACAAATATACTCCTATATATTTTATTGATACTCGTTTCATTGGTCATCGCTTTGGTTACAGTAAAAAACATCTTCCCGGAATGGATTTATCCCTACCTCGTCTTTATCATGGCCCTCTCCTTACTTTTCCATAACTCGCTGATATCGAACTATGTTTGGGGCTGGGACGTTCAACAGGAATACTATGTCTCTAAACTTGTAGTTGACAGCGGTTTCTGGAACTCTTCGATACCCACCAATGTCAATGCAATGCTAAGTATAGTCATCCTCGGACCGGTCTATTCGATCATATCCGGTTTAAGTATGGAGTGGGTCTTCAAAATCATTTACCAGTTTTTTTTCGCTCTTGTACCCATAGTCATGTATCTAGTTTTTAAAAAATTAACAAATCCCAAAGTAGCAGTCCTTTCGGTGATCTTTTTCATCACAACTCTAATATTTTATAAGGAAATGATCCAGTTGTGCCGACAGGAAATCGCCGAACTCTTTCTTACTTTGCTCCTGTTGCTGCTCTTAAATAATAACTTACCCGGACGAACATGGGGCATTTTGTTTTCTGTGTTTAGCTGTGGCATAATCATATCGCATTACGGTTTAACGTATATGGTTATTGGATTAATCGCATTATCCTACGTTCTTTTTACTTTTATAAATCTGGTTGCACGTTATATTAATACTGATAAGGTTATTATTCCGGTTACCCCGATACGGTTGAATTTTTTACATATATGCATTTTTATTTTCATCGCGTTGTCATGGTACATCGCTATAACTTCATCTACAGCCTTTTATTCCGTGTCATCAGTCATATACCAGGTTATCAGTAGCATGTTCACAGAGTCGCTAAATCCTACTGCGTCGCAGGGATTGGCGATAATTCAGAAAGTTCCGGTATCGCAAATGCATCTCCTCTATACTTATATATACTATTTCAATCAGGTATGCATCGTTTTGGGCCTTCTGTATTTGTCATATAAAACATTTGCTCGTAAAAATATGTATAATTATTCGATCATGCAACTCATTATGTGCGGAGTTGCTGTAATGGTGCTTGTGGGGAGTATTGTTTTACCCTATTTCGCTAGTGCACTGAATACTACGCGCATTTACCACATCATGCAGTTTTTTGTGTCACCAGTTTATATAATTGGCTTTATCTTTGCTTTGGAATCAATTCCCAAAGTCTATGCAAGGATTGTTAAATCTCCTTTTCGTTCTAATTTATCCTTTACTTACGGTATCATATCATTATTTTTATGTGTGTACTTATTATTTAATTCTGGCGTAATATTTCAAATATTAAATGATCATCCTTCATCTATGGCATTAGGTGGTGTGCCAGATTACCCTCTATACAACGATCTTGAGTTAGAGTCTGCAAACTGGATGACCGATCCAACAATCTACAGTGGTTACATTCCAGTTTATAGTGATTATTACCGATCGTTACTAATTTCTGGGAAAAACGGGAGATGGGATTACACTTCTGGTGGAATTACTAGCTATAACTGGTCTGATGCTAATATTTATGTACTTTCGTTAAATCAAAGTGGTACTTATTATACATATCTTGGATCATATAATATAAATAAACAGTTAGTGTATATTGATCCATATCCTCAACATCGGATAAAAAATTTAATTTATACTAGCTTAAATAATTTGGCATTAATTAATGAGATATATGATAACGGCGGGTCAGTTATCTACTACAATATCTAA